A region of the Candidatus Bathyarchaeota archaeon genome:
TCCGAAGACTAGAAACTGCCTTTAACAGAGTTGATAAGCAGTGGTTATCAGGCTTAACCGGCGCCCTAAAACATCTAAGAGGCATTTCAATAATGGGCAACGAAATCACCTTTGGCTGGGGAAAAACAGGTGTGGATTTGCCAGAGTTTTTCAGCAAAATCAACGATTGGACAGCCAACGAGAACAAACATTTCTTGGTGGCTTTTGACGAAATACAAATCGTTCGAGGAGACAAGTGGATTCCCCAGCTTTTTGCTCATGTCGCAGACTCCTATCGCAACATCACTTTAGTGCTAACAGGCTCGGAATGTGGTCTTATGTTTGATTTTCTGGGCTTTGACAACCCCAATGCACCTCTATATGGACGGGATTACGTTCAAATCCAGATGAACAATTTTTCTGAGCCGCAATCAAGGACTTTCTTAGAATCCGGTTTTCAGCAGATAAACATCTCTTGCTCCCCAGAAGTGATAAACTATGCATTAGCGAACCTTGACGGCATCGCTGGCTGGCTAACACTGTTTGGGTCCAGGTGCCTGACTAAACAAGCCAGTTCCAAGGAAATCGTCGATGAGGTGGTTTCGGAGGCGGGACGGCTGGCCAGGGCGGAAGCTCTTAAACTTACCTTGATGTCTAGGCGATATGGGGTGGCGCTGAATTTTTTGGCAGGCACCAAGGCTGCGGGGTGGGGTCAAGTTAAGTCGGCTCTGGAAGCTAAAGAGGGGCATTCGTTGACAGGTTCGATGGTTTCTAAGCTATTGAATGCGCTTGTTAAGTCAGGGTTTGCTGTGAAGGCTGAAGATAAATATGCTGTTGCTGACCCGCTTCTTGTGCGGGGCATCAGAGACGAGCCGCTTCCAGAGTAGGTATACCCACCTATACTTAGTATAGGTACCTATACCTGTTAACAGGTAACGCCA
Encoded here:
- a CDS encoding ATP-binding protein, whose product is MFFDPRPKIKKEDLYGRNQELAQFQNAITYAPLIVITGLRRTGKTSFLNVAMAESKQPYTIMDLRGLPYNPSNADIVRRLETAFNRVDKQWLSGLTGALKHLRGISIMGNEITFGWGKTGVDLPEFFSKINDWTANENKHFLVAFDEIQIVRGDKWIPQLFAHVADSYRNITLVLTGSECGLMFDFLGFDNPNAPLYGRDYVQIQMNNFSEPQSRTFLESGFQQINISCSPEVINYALANLDGIAGWLTLFGSRCLTKQASSKEIVDEVVSEAGRLARAEALKLTLMSRRYGVALNFLAGTKAAGWGQVKSALEAKEGHSLTGSMVSKLLNALVKSGFAVKAEDKYAVADPLLVRGIRDEPLPE